Genomic window (Granulicella arctica):
TTGCGAAGGGCGAGGCGCAGCTTGTCGACGGTGGTGATGGTGCGGGTGGTGCGGGGAATGAGTTCGACGTGAGCGAGATACTGCTCGAGCTTGTCGGGGGGAAGGTAGGCGAGGAGGACGCGACCCATGCTGGTGCAGTAGGCGGGGAGGCGGCTGCCGATGTGGAGGTCGACGGCGACCATGACGCGGTCGACGGTGGTGCGGGCGATGTAGACGATGTCGTCGCCGTCGAGGGTGGCGACGGAGAAGGACTCGCGGAGGCCAGCGGACATGCGCTCGAGGATGGGCTGGGCGGCGGTCGAGAGCGTGCTTGAGGCGGTGTAGCTGTGGGAGAGGGTCAACATGCGGGGGCGCAGGCCGTAGCGTGAGCCGTCCTCTGCACCTGCGAAGCCAAGCTTGGTGAGAGTGTAGAGGCAACGGCGGACGGCGGCGCGGGAGAGGCCGGTCTTGACGCTGAGCTGCGAGATGGTCATCTGGGGCGACTGCTGGGTGAAGGCCTGGATGACGATAAGGCCGCGTGCGAGCGAGGTCATGAAGTTGGGATCGCCGGTGTAGATGTCCAGCGCGGAGGCAGGTGTGGCCTTCACGGCTGGGACGGTTTCCCTGGTTTCGCCTGCAATGGGGAGACCGGTCGATTCTGATTCAGGCTGACGCGCGGGGAGGGTCATAGTGTCCTTTCGGGCTTGATCGGACGGGTACGTGCGATAGCCGGACTATCTATACGATAAGCGCACAGGGGCTATGGTCGCAATTTTTGTGCATTGGCCGATTGTGCAGGACTGTAAAGAGTGATCTGGATTTGAGGAAGAAGGCTTAACACCGATCAGTGCGGATGACGCCGATCTGGTGCAGATGCAGGTTTGTTCAGGGAAGAGACTGAGAGCAACCGCAGGTCCTTCGACTTCGCTCAGGATGACAGGTCTAAGGGGCGGGGGACGGAGCAGAAGCAACGGCTGCTGGGTCTAGATGTGGGAGTCTTTGAGGGGTAGGGAGGCGAGGACTTTGAAGACTTCACTGGGTTCCGGGCGGACGCGGGGGTCGGCGTAGGCTTCGGCGAAGGCTATGGTGTTGTCCTGGGCGACGACGATGGTGGCGGGGAGGGGAAGTCGCCAGCTCTCTTCGGTGGCTCGCTCGTAGCCAGCGCCGGAGTTATTGAAGGGAATGTTGATGAGGATACTGCGGTAGTAGCGGCGGGAGGTTTCGGGGAGGCTGTAGCCGATGCCGTACTGGCCGGCGAGGACGGCACCGGCGTCGGCGAGCAGTGGGTAGCGGAGGCCGTGCTGCTGTACGGTGAAGTCATTCTGACGGTTGGTCTGTGGGGAGATGGCGACGAGGAGAGCGCCGGTGCGGCGGAGGTCGGGGAAGAGGTCGCGCCAGGCTTCGAGTTCGGTGACGCAGTAGGGGTCCCAGCGGCCGCGGAAGAAGTTGATGACGAGGGGGCCGAGGGCGAGCAGATCAGCGGAACTGACGGGCTTGCCGGTGAGGGCGTCGGGCAGGCTGAAGCTGGGCGCGGTGCTCCCGACGGGCAGGAGCCGATCTTCGATGCCGGTGGCGAAGAGATCGGCTGTGGCCTGCTCGGAGATGGCGAGACGCTCCGCCTGGACGAGGCGGCGCGTATTCGCGGTGATCGTGTCGAGGCGGTCCTGAAGGAGCGTGGCGCTGGTGAAGGTTTCTGGCACGCTTACATTATTGCAGCCGGTTGGGCGGCGGTGGCGACGAGGGAGGGCTTTGCTGCTTCGTCGTGGCAGGAGATGGCTGCTACCGCCGTCTTCTTTGCTGATGTTTTCAGGCCGTGAGCAGGTAGGGCGGCGTGGGTAGACGCGTCCGCTTGCTTGAGGAGTTTGGTGAGACGCGCGAAGGCTTCTTCGCGGGCCTTCTTGTTCTCGGGCGTTCCTGCGGGGTCTTCACCGGCGCGCATGAAGCCGTGACCTGCGCCGTCGTAGGTGACGGGCTCGAACTTCTTCGAGGCGGCTTTCATGGCATCGGTGGTAGCGGGTAGCGTGGCTCCGATGCGGGCGTCGTTACCGGCGTAGAAGCCGTAGACGGGCGCGGTGATGGTGCTGACATCGGTAGGACCGGGGCCATAGAAGACGAAGGCGGCGGAGAGATCATGCCGGTGAGTAGCGAAGGCGAAGGACTTGCCGCCGCCCCAGCAGAAGCCGATGACGTTGACCTTGCCGTTGGAGGCGGGAAGCTTCTTGCCGTAATCGGCTGCGGCGTCGAGGTCGGCGGTGACGACGTCAGGGTTGAGGCCGGAGACTGCCTTGGTGGTGGCGTCCATGCTGGGGAAGGCGTCGGAGCCGCCGCCGTTGGGCCCGAAGCCGGTGAGGAGGTCGGGAGCGATGACGATGTAGCCTGCGGCGGATAGCTCATCAGCCATCTCCTTGGCCCAGTCGGAGAGGCCGAAGATCTCGTGGATGAGGACGATGACCGGCGCTTTCTGCTTGACCTCGGGGTAGACGACAAAGGCCTGGACGGTGCGATCACCATGCTTGATGGGCACGTATTCGCGATGGCGGGGCGAGGCTTCGAGGCGGGTCTTGGCCCAGTCCTGTGCGTGCATGGCGGTGAGCGGCAGTAGGAGCAGGACGGGGAGCAGTTTTAGGGCAAGGTTGCGCATGGAAAGCAGTCTATGCTGTGAGTAGCGGCTGGGCAAGAGGCTTTGCGCGGCGCAATTTATGAGGGCGGATGCGGTGCAGAACCAAGAGATTCAGGTATTTAGGGTGATATCTGGTCTGTATTGCGTCAATCTGTGTAGATCGCCCTGGTAGTCCGCGCAACTTTCCAGAGACAGTTACGTTCTAATCAATAGAAGCTTGGACGCATGGAAAATGCGGACGGCTTCTCGAAGCACATCCCGACTGGGGCGTCCTTTGTTGAGGAGGTTTGAAATGCGGCTTTTACGGTATGTCGCTTTACTCGGTGTTCTTCTTATGTTGCCTGTGGCTTACTCTCATGCCCAGGTATCGGTGGGCGTCGGCATAGGCGGCGGGCAATATGACGGCGGCTATGGTTACGGTGCTCCTGCCTGCTCGTACGGTTACTACGACTATGCGCCTTACTCGTGCGCTCCTTACGGGTACTACGGTCCTTCCTGGTTCAACGGCGGAATCTTCATCGGCGCCGGTCCATGGTTCCGTGGCGGATACGGCTATGGATATCGTGGTGGCTACGGCTACCGTGGTGGTTATGGCTATCGCGGCGGTTACGGTGGCGGATACCGCGGTGGCTATGGCGGCGGATACCGCGGTGGTGTAGGCGGCGGCTATCGTGGCGGCGGCGGCGGATTCCGTGGTGGTTCAGTAGGCGGCGGCTTCCATGGCAACGCTGGCGGTGGTTTCCACGGTGGCGGTGGCGGCGGTGGCTTCCATGGCGGCGGCGGTGGCGGTTCGCATGGTGGTGGTGGCGGACACCGGTAAAACAGAAGTCAGTTGAATGAAACGGTCGTCGTCCTCAGGGGCGGCGGCCGTTTTGCTGCGCTTTATACTCTTGCGATGAACTTCATAATTAGGGTGGCAAAGACGGGAGATATTCCGGCGATTCGGGAGTTGATCGCGGCTTCCGTTCGCGGTTTGCAGATGGAGTACGGTGAGGCTGAGCGTGAGGCGGCGCTGGCTACGGTGTTTACGGTAGACAGCAGGCTAATCGCCGATGGAACTTATCTGGTTGCAATGGATGGTGACCGGATGGCGGGGTGCGGTGGATGGAGCTATCGCAAGACGCTCTACGGCGGCGACCACCAGATTGAATCTGCTGAGGATGGGATATTGGATGCTGCGGTTGACGCAGCGAAGATTCGGGCGATCTTTGTGCATCCGGACTACGCTCGCAAGGGGCTGGGCAGCAGGCTGCTCCGGGCTGCAGAAGATCGTGCAGCGAAGGCTGGATTCTGGAAGGCTGAGATGGGAAGTACGCTGGCTGGAGTGGCGCTCTACACCGCGAAAGGTTATCGCCGGGAAGCGGTGGTTCAGGTGCCGGTTGGTGCGGGACTAAGGATAGAAGTTGTTCGCATGACGAAGCTGCTGTGAAGCAAATGCCCGGCCCTGAATGGAGACCGGGCATTCGCTCCTAGACGACTTTGAGCAGAAGCAGGATGAGCACAATCAAGAGGATCAGGCTGATACCGCCTCCACCGTAGTAGCCGAGGCCAGGGCCCATACGTGCGCCGCCGAAGCCAAAAAGCAGGATCAGGACGATCAGAAGAATAATCATTGGTACGTTCTCCATGCGGATGAATTTCGTTTCATGGAGTGTGATGCAGAACTGTTACGTAAAGTGAATCGTCCGCTAATTTATTCGTGCTCTCGGCAATCTGAGGGGCCGTTTTCTCTTGGCAGCTTTTGGGCGTAGTGTTCGCGGACGTGCTGATTGATGTAGGTGGACAAGCCTTTACCTTCAAGAGCCAGGCGCTTCATCGTGTTGACATGCTTGAGGCCGGGTTTGCTCGTGTTGTAGAGGTAGCGGAATTTGTGGTCGACAAACTCGATGATGATGGCGTTCTCGAGGATTTCATAGGAGAGGACGCCGGCTGCCGGGTTGTGTTTCTGGTAGGGCGACATCATGGCTTCATCTTCAGATCACGTTCGGCCGGTATGGTTGAAGTATGAAATACCTGCCATCTTTTTCCTCCGAGAGATTTAGCTACTTCATTTCCAAGGGTGGGTCGCTGTTCGGGCCTGTGGTGTTGGCGCTGCTTTGTTGCGTGTCGATGAGGATGTCGGCGCAGGAGAGTCACGGTCCTTCGACGGTGGATGTGGGACTTCCGGATGCTCCGGGGTTTGGGCAAACGGCGGTGGTGCAGGGGACTGGAAGCATCAGCGGCGTGGTGATGGACATCAACGGTGGGCTGGTTCCGGGGGCGAAGGTGACGCTGCTGGAGCATGGGCGAACGGACGAGCGGGTGACCACAGCGGGGACGGATGGGAGATTCAGCTTTGCGGATCTCGACGTGGGAAGGTTCAAGCTGACAATTACTGCTTCCGGGCTGGAGACGTTTGTGTCTTCGGAGATCGGGCTGAAGGTTGGTGAGCGGCGTGAGTTGCCGCGCATTGATCTGCCGATTGCGGCCACGAGCACCGATGTAACGGTGGTGGTGACGCAGGAGCAGTTGGCGCAGGAGCAGATCAAGGAGGCGGAGAAGCAGCGGGCGTTCGGGATCTTTCCGAACTTCTATACGAGCTACGTCTGGGATGCGGCTCCGCTGACGCGCAAGCAGAAGTATGACCTTGGGCTGCATTCTGTCGCGGACCCTGTGACCTTTCTTGCGGTGGGAGTGGCATCGGGGATCGAGCAGGCGCGGAATACCTTTCCTGGCTATGGGCAGGGAGCGAAGGGCTATGCGAAGCGCTATGGTGCGGGCTATGCAGATGATGCGATTGGGCGGATGCTTTCGAGCGCGGTGTTTCCGTCGATCTTCCATCAGGACCCGCGCTACTTCTACATGGGATCGGGAACGGTGCGAGAGCGTGCGTGGTATGCGCTTCGGTCGGCGGTGGTTGCTAAGGGGGATAACGGCAAGTGGCAACCTGCTTACTCGTTTGTGCTGGGATCATTTGCGTCGGGGGCGATCTCGAATGCTTACCATTCGGCGGATGATCGTGGGGCTGGTCTGACGATTCGGAATGGGTTTCTGGATCTTGCGGGGCATGCTGCGGATAACCTGCTGCGGGAGTTTATCTCGCGGAAGGTTACTCCAAATATTCCGGTGTATGAGACTGGTAAGCCGGAGTAAGTGAACCTACCGGGGAGCCTTTTCTAAAGCTGCTATAGCGTTGTTCACTCCCACCCCTTCACGATAAGAATATGAAGGATGTGTCACCCGGCTGCGTAAGGCGATAAGCAAGCAAGATTTACATTGACACGATTCCGTTCGCATATATCCTCGGCAGACCTCGTCATATGCCGGAGAAACGTATGCCAATGCAGGCAACTGGTCGTCCTATCGGAATCGTGATTATCATCCGTGACAGAATCGCGACCTGGGTGGAAGGACGCCATGAAGCCTGGGTAGCTCTTATCTTCCTGAGTGTCTTCGCCGCTTTTATTGAATTGGGATACGCAGGAAGTGCAAAGCCGCATTCTGTTTCAGGTTTCTTTGCTGCTTTGACTTACACACTGAGCATTGCCCTTGCTGCCCTCATCGTCGGAATATTTCTGGGCTTTCTTTTTGGAATTCCACGAACTCTCAGTGGCAATAATCCTTCCTCAAAAGAAAGCGACGGCTTCGAAAGAGATGCTTCTTCGAGCACGGAGAGATTGACCGCGTTCGGTGTTGGCCCTGATCGCCATGGTCCTGATCGGCAAGTGAACTTCGGTGTGAATACAAATCTGGAGCAGATCTCTGACTGGCTCACGAAGATGCTTGTTGGTGTGGGGCTAACTCAGATATCGAAGCTGCCAGTTGCAATCCGCGTATTGAGTTCCGCGCTCAAACCAGGCTTTGGTGATACTGCGGGGGCTGGTGCCATTGGTGTTTTGATCGTCATTTTCTTTTCAGTCTGCGGTTTTTTGATCGGTTATCTGTGGACCCGTATCTACCTAAGAAAAGAGTTTGCAAGTGCAGAATCGGAAGCGACGGCGCGGCTTGCTGCAAAGGTTTCGACGATGGAGTCGAAGAGCGAACAGGTGGCTGCCGCGCTTTCCACCGTTCAGGCGCAACCAGATAAGGACGCAATCGCGCTGAACCTCATGCAAAAGGTGCTTGAGCCCGCGTCAGGCGATACGCCTCCAACGCAAGACGTGCTGGATCGAGCGCTCTTCGAAGGGTCGCCTGCGTTGAAAGTGCAGGTTTTTTACACGGCAAGAAAAGAGAGAAAGGACGCAAGGGATACAAGCCGGGAGCAGAAGGTAGCTGCAATGGTTATCCCGATATTCCGCGCGCTCAAAGCTTGCGATAGCACGAACCGCTACCACCGGACTCGCGCTCAACTGGCGTATGCGTTGTATGAGCAGAACCTGAGCGATGTTCAAGGTGCGCTTGCGGAGATTGAAAGCGCGATGAAGATCCGCGACAAAAAGGGCGCGAACGGATATTGGAAATATGAGGTGTTTCGGGCGATCTGTCACATTCGCCAGCTGGAAAACGTGCCTTCTGAGCAACAGAGCCTGCTCAAAGATCAGATACTCGACGATCTTAGGTTCGCGGCTTCTAAAGATCTCGATTCAGTGAAGGAAGTATCCAAAGCCGTCGATTGGCTCAAAGAACAGGGCATTCGTGTCGAAGACCTTGCTCGAAATACTTAGCGCCCAAACCGTTGTTTTTGTTGTTGCATCTGGCTCATCATGCGTTGCTGGGCTTTTATTCCGCCGCCCATGCCGCCACCCATTGTCTTGAACATCTTGCGCATCTGGGCGTATTGGCGGAGGAGGTTGTTGACCTCTTGCACGCTGGTGCCTGAGCCTTTGGCGATGCGTTTGCGCCGGTTGCCGTTGATGATCTCGTGGTCGCGCCGTTCCTTGTTGGTCATCGAGTTGATGATGGATTCGACGCGGGTGAACTGCTTTTCGTCGACGTTCTCGGCGGCCTGCGCCATGCCTGCAAAGGGGCCGACTGAGGGGAGCATCTTGAGGATGGATTGCATGGAGCCCATCTTCTTGATCTGACGGAGCTGGTCGCGAAAGTCCTCCAGCGTGAAGCCGTCGCCGGAGAGGGCTTTCTTGGCGAACTGCTCGGCCTTGCCCTTGTCGAGGGTGGCTTCGGCGCGCTCGAGGAGGGTGGCGATGTCGCCGTGGCCCATGATGCGGGAGACGATGCGGTCTGGGTGGAAGGGCTCGAAGGCGTCGGGCTTTTCTCCGGTGCCCAGGAACTTGATGGGGGCACCCGTCACGTGGCGGATGGAGAGGGCTGCGCCGCCGCGCGCGTCGCCGTCCATCTTGGTGAGGATGGCGCCGGTGATGGAGAGGAGATCGTTGAAGGCCTTGGCGGAGTTGACGGCGTCCTGGCCGGTCATGGCGTCGGCGACGAAGAGGATCTCGCTCGGATTGAGGAGCTTCTTGAGCGCGGCCATCTCGTCCATGAGGGTGCCGTCGATCTGGTTGCGGCCAGCGGTGTCGACGATGAGGATGTCGCAGCCGAAGGAGGCGGCCTCGCGCTTGGCTTCGCGGGCGAGGCGGAGGACTTCGTCGGTGCCGGGGTTCTGCTCCGTCAGCTTGCCCTCGTAGAGCTGGGCGGAGATGGAGCGGGCCACGATGGCGAGCTGCTCGCGGGCGGCGGGACGGTAGACGTCCACCGAGACGAGCATGGGGCGGTGGCCAGCCTTTTTGAGCCACTGGGCGAGTTTGCCACTCGTCGTGGTCTTACCTGATCCCTGTAGCCCGGCCATGAGGATGACGCTGGGCGGCTGGGAGGACTTCTGGAAGCGGGCGGTGTCTTTGCCGAGGAGGTTGACGAGTTCGTCGTGGACGATCTTGACGATCTGCTCGGAGGGCGACAGGGCTGTGGTGACCTGGGTGCCGAGGGCGCGGACGCGGATGTGCTCGACGAGTTCGGTGACGACGGAGAGGTTCACGTCGGACTCGAGGAGGGCGAGGCGGATCTCGCGGAGGGCCTCGGCGATGTTTTCGTCGGAGATGGTGCCCTGGCCGCGGAGGTTTTTGAAGGAACGCTGGAGTTTATCGCTTAGGTTTTCAAACATGACTGTGTTGAGTTTATCAGTGGAAGGCGGGCGAGGAGGCGACCGTGCAGGATGTGGGTCGGCGGCCTGTCTAGCTGCCCAGGCCGTACTTCTTCTGGATCTCGGCGAACTCGGCTTTGTGCTGCTTCATGAAGGTGATGTTGGCGGGGTTGACGTGGGCTTCAGCGGCGGCTTTGGCGGTGTCGGTGCCGGGCTGCTCGAGCGCGACGATGAGGCCAGCGGTGAGGATGGTGAGCTCGGCGACGACAAAATCATGGACGGTGAAGCCATGCTGGGTGATGAGGGCGACGACCTCCGGGTGGGCGGAGATGCGCTGGTCGATGTTGGCGATGGACTCCTGCTTATCGTCACCGGGCTGCATGACGGAGGAGGCGTCCGGGTGCGCCTTGGCGAATTTGGTGATGTCGGCGAAGGTCTGGGCGAAGCGGGTGACCTCGTCCATGGTGAGGGCGTGGTGGGAGAGTTCGTCGATGTCCTTATCGGCGGAGGGGGTTTGCGCCGGGAGGTTGGCGACGCTAAAGGCTAGAAGGAGGGCGGCGGCGTAGAGGTGGCTTCGCATGTGGATTGACTTCTCCTGATACCGGGACGGCGTGCTTCGGGCGAGGACGGCAGTAGAGCACACGGCAGAGTAGGGTCGCAAGGGATGGGCTACTCGGCCATCTGGTCGTCGATGTAGCAGTAGAGCCAGCGCTCGTCGGGCTGGGCGGAGGCGATGACGGGATGTTTGACGTGGTTGTAGTGCTTGGTGGCGTGCTTGTTTTTTGAGGAGTCGCAGCAGCCAACGTGGCCGCACTCGAGGCAGGTGCGGAGATGGACCCATTCGTCGCCGAGCTTGACGCATTCTTCGCAGACGTGGACTTTCGGAGCCTTGTATTTGCTGTGCTTGAGGTGCTCGCAGAGGGCCATGGTGGTTCCTTTCGGGGCTGTAGTTCACGATACAGCGGTTTGTGGCAGTGCTGTGTGTGATGCTGGCAAGGCTGGTGCCGGAGTGCAGGTTACGAGCGTTGGGCGGGGGTAGCGGCGAGATAATGAGCGGTATGCCTGTAGATGGAGAGTTGGCGGGGAACGCGCGGCTGATCGGTGAGTACATCGCGTATCTGCAGGTCGAGAAGGGCATGCGGCCGGCTACGTGTGAGGCGTATCGGAACGACCTGGAGCAGTTCGCCGAGCAGGTTGAGGGGCGGGCGGGGCTGCTGGTTTCGGCGACGCAGGCGGATGTAAGCGCGCATATGCAGAGGATGCGGGGGCATGGGGTGGAGTCGCGGTCGATTGCGCGGAAGCTGAGCTGCCTGCGCGGGTTTTATCGATGGCTGCTGATGGACAAGCGGGTCGGGAGCGATCCCACGGTCAATATAGAGACGCCGGTGAGTTGGAAGATTCTGCCGAAGTCGCTGGCGGAGATTGATGTTGCGACGATGCTCGAGCGGACGGCTGTCGCGGCCAGGAGCGCGGATGCGGATGGGCTGGCGCTGCGGGACCACGCGATCCTTGAACTGCTGTACGCGGGAGGGCTGCGAGTGGGGGAGATCTGCGCGCTGCGCGTGGAGGACCTGCACCTCGATCAGGCGCGGGCACAGGTGCGGGGTAAGGGCGACAAGGAACGGATTGTGCCGCTGGGAGAGCGGGCGGTGGCGGCGCTGGAGCGCTATCTCGCGATAGGTCGACCGGGGCTGGCGCATGCGGGTGCGGTGCAGCGGAACCTGTTTCTGAGTGTGCGGGGCAAGGCGCTGACGCGGCAGTGGGTGTGGGAGATGGTGCGGGCGACGGCGAAGTTGGATGGGAAGAAGGCGAGTCCGCATACGCTGCGGCATAGTTGCGCGACGCACATGGTGGAGCATGGGGCGGACCTGCGCAGTGTGCAGACGCTGCTGGGGCATGCGGATATTTCGACGACGCAGGTGTACACGCATGTGGCGCTGGGACATCTGAAGGCGGTGCATCGGCTGCATCATCCGCGCGGGAAGCGGCGGGTGGGTGTATGAGTGATGCTTTGGATGGTGAGGCGACCGTAGCGACAGGTGAGATTACGGGGCTGGCGGGACAGTTTCTGGCGATGCTGGCGGATGAGCGTGGGTCGAGTGAGCATACGCTGCGGGCTTATGTGCGGGAGGTGCGGAGCTTTGCGGCTTATCTCGAGAAGGCACTGGGTAAGGATGCGGCGATCGGGTCGGTGGAGCACCTGCATATTCGCGCGTACCTTGGCGTGTTGTATGAGCGGGGGTTGACGAAGGCGAGTGCGGCGCGGGCACTGGCGGCGGTGCGGAGCTGGTTCAAGTGGCTGGCGAAGGAGGGTAAGGTGTTGCAGAATCCTGCGCTGCTGGTGAGCACGCCGAAACGGCCAATGCATCTGCCGCGGGTTCCCAGTATGGAGGAGGTGAACCGAGTGCTGAACTCGCTGGATGGAGCGGGGCCGGTCGGGTCGTCGGATGGGCAGGAAGAGAGTGTTTGGCCGGAGCGGGATCGGGTGATCTTCGAGTTGCTGTATGGGTGCGGGATTCGAAACTCGGAGTTGGTGGGGCTGAATATGATGAGCGTCCAGTGGAATAACGACGCTGTGCTTGTACGAGGCAAGGGAAAGAAGGAGCGGCTGGTGCCGTTGGGAGACGAGGCAGCACTGGCGGTGCGGGAGTATCTGCCAGGGCGTGAGGCAAAGCTGGTTGCGGCGGGGAAGGGCGGCCTCGTCCACGAGGGGCCGCTGCTGACGAACCTGCGGATGCGCGGTGATTGCCGACTGACGACGCGGAGTGTAGGGCGGATTGTGAAGGCGATCGCGCGGTCGCGTGGACTCGCTGCGGACGTGCATCCGCATACGCTGCGCCACGCATTTGGAACGCACATGCTGGAGGAGGGTGCGGACCTCAGGGCGATCCAGGAGATGCTGGGGCACGAGCGTTTGTCGACGACACAACGCTATACGCAGTTGACCGTCGGACAGGTGCAGCGGGTGTACGACGAGACGCATCCACGAGCGAAGTAGGTTGGGCTGGATGTTAGTAGCTAAAACTAAAATAGGTTACGGCCACCTGATTAAAGGTGGCCGTCGCTATTTATTAGAACTTACTCATAGTTATCCGAGTTAGTTTTAAAGTCGATCAGTACTGCGGCAGACTTGGGATACATAAGTTGATGCCTCGTAGGTTAGAGGCTTCCGGTTGCACCAGTGACTACATTCTTTACCTGACCTACTTCGTAGAGAAGGATTGCGGCGTTGGCAAGATTGTGGATGGCAACGGTGTCGTTGCTGAAGGCAACAACTGCGCCATTGAACTGGCTGTTGATGTAGAGGTGGTACTTGTAGTTCGCGCTATCGGCGGCGTAGCTTGGGTCGGACTCAAGGTCGAACTTGATGCCGGTGGTATCGAAGCCAACGAAGTTGAAGGTGCGGACGAGGTCCTGCTTGACGGTCGTTGTAGCTGCAGGCTGCTGGGCTGAGGCTGAGGCGGAGGGAGTGATTGCTGCGGCAGAGGTGAGAAGGATTGCAGCGAGGGCGAGTTTGTTAGCGAACTTATAACCAGAGAGAATCATGACAGCCTTTCGAATTAAGAACTAGGTAGAAAATAAGAACTAGATAGAAAGTGAACACGACGTAAAGTCCGCGCTACTTGCATTCGCGTACTACACCGTTTTCGCTACACTCTTCTATCTCAACGAACTAAGTCAATTATTAGTTTTTGCCTTTTATGCCCCGATATACGACTTTGAGAAGTTCAGTACCCACATCGAGCAAGAAAAATTGTTACTGCGGATAGGGAAGTAACTCCCTACATTCAGTAATAAGTAGTGCTCCTAGGTAGATTCGTCCATAACTCTTATAGTTTGCTAAAAATATTATTCGGGGGACGATCTCTCGTAACCCGTGGGCGCCAAAACGGAACGGAATATGACCGGATTTCGGCCTTGCGTCTACACCGGCGCTGGTTACCTGTTTTTAGCTATGGCTCTGCGGATGAGGATTCTCAGCGCCCCATGAGATGGAGATCAAGCTGGGAACTCCTGTATTGACAGGGGTTTCGAGATCGAAGCAGATTGTAAGGTGATGCCGTTTGTGCCCGGAGCCGGGGCGTGTGTACCTGTTATTGCGGCGAGAACGTAGTAACCATTTTTGAACGTGGTAAGGAGGTCGGCTGCGGCAACTTGAAGCTCTCGGGCACCAATCCGGTCGTGCGGCGCGTTCTGCATCGCGGAGAACTTAGAAGTCGCGGCGGCCTTCGAGTGCGCGAGTCATGGTGATCTCGTCGGCATACTCGATGTCGGACCCGGCGGGGACGCCGGTGGCGATGCGGGTGATCTTGAGGGTGGTGCTGAGGCGGCGGAGCTCGTGGGAGAGGTAGCCGGCGGTGG
Coding sequences:
- a CDS encoding IclR family transcriptional regulator domain-containing protein, yielding MTLPARQPESESTGLPIAGETRETVPAVKATPASALDIYTGDPNFMTSLARGLIVIQAFTQQSPQMTISQLSVKTGLSRAAVRRCLYTLTKLGFAGAEDGSRYGLRPRMLTLSHSYTASSTLSTAAQPILERMSAGLRESFSVATLDGDDIVYIARTTVDRVMVAVDLHIGSRLPAYCTSMGRVLLAYLPPDKLEQYLAHVELIPRTTRTITTVDKLRLALRNVRRTGYALVDQELEVGLRSLAVPVYAPSGRVVATINLSGHAPRMPVYDMQTRFLPHLRNAANELGVFLR
- a CDS encoding GNAT family N-acetyltransferase, translated to MNETVVVLRGGGRFAALYTLAMNFIIRVAKTGDIPAIRELIAASVRGLQMEYGEAEREAALATVFTVDSRLIADGTYLVAMDGDRMAGCGGWSYRKTLYGGDHQIESAEDGILDAAVDAAKIRAIFVHPDYARKGLGSRLLRAAEDRAAKAGFWKAEMGSTLAGVALYTAKGYRREAVVQVPVGAGLRIEVVRMTKLL
- a CDS encoding dienelactone hydrolase family protein, translating into MRNLALKLLPVLLLLPLTAMHAQDWAKTRLEASPRHREYVPIKHGDRTVQAFVVYPEVKQKAPVIVLIHEIFGLSDWAKEMADELSAAGYIVIAPDLLTGFGPNGGGSDAFPSMDATTKAVSGLNPDVVTADLDAAADYGKKLPASNGKVNVIGFCWGGGKSFAFATHRHDLSAAFVFYGPGPTDVSTITAPVYGFYAGNDARIGATLPATTDAMKAASKKFEPVTYDGAGHGFMRAGEDPAGTPENKKAREEAFARLTKLLKQADASTHAALPAHGLKTSAKKTAVAAISCHDEAAKPSLVATAAQPAAIM
- a CDS encoding carboxypeptidase-like regulatory domain-containing protein yields the protein MKYLPSFSSERFSYFISKGGSLFGPVVLALLCCVSMRMSAQESHGPSTVDVGLPDAPGFGQTAVVQGTGSISGVVMDINGGLVPGAKVTLLEHGRTDERVTTAGTDGRFSFADLDVGRFKLTITASGLETFVSSEIGLKVGERRELPRIDLPIAATSTDVTVVVTQEQLAQEQIKEAEKQRAFGIFPNFYTSYVWDAAPLTRKQKYDLGLHSVADPVTFLAVGVASGIEQARNTFPGYGQGAKGYAKRYGAGYADDAIGRMLSSAVFPSIFHQDPRYFYMGSGTVRERAWYALRSAVVAKGDNGKWQPAYSFVLGSFASGAISNAYHSADDRGAGLTIRNGFLDLAGHAADNLLREFISRKVTPNIPVYETGKPE
- a CDS encoding site-specific tyrosine recombinase, with amino-acid sequence MPVDGELAGNARLIGEYIAYLQVEKGMRPATCEAYRNDLEQFAEQVEGRAGLLVSATQADVSAHMQRMRGHGVESRSIARKLSCLRGFYRWLLMDKRVGSDPTVNIETPVSWKILPKSLAEIDVATMLERTAVAARSADADGLALRDHAILELLYAGGLRVGEICALRVEDLHLDQARAQVRGKGDKERIVPLGERAVAALERYLAIGRPGLAHAGAVQRNLFLSVRGKALTRQWVWEMVRATAKLDGKKASPHTLRHSCATHMVEHGADLRSVQTLLGHADISTTQVYTHVALGHLKAVHRLHHPRGKRRVGV
- a CDS encoding peroxiredoxin-like family protein; translated protein: MPETFTSATLLQDRLDTITANTRRLVQAERLAISEQATADLFATGIEDRLLPVGSTAPSFSLPDALTGKPVSSADLLALGPLVINFFRGRWDPYCVTELEAWRDLFPDLRRTGALLVAISPQTNRQNDFTVQQHGLRYPLLADAGAVLAGQYGIGYSLPETSRRYYRSILINIPFNNSGAGYERATEESWRLPLPATIVVAQDNTIAFAEAYADPRVRPEPSEVFKVLASLPLKDSHI
- a CDS encoding UBP-type zinc finger domain-containing protein, giving the protein MALCEHLKHSKYKAPKVHVCEECVKLGDEWVHLRTCLECGHVGCCDSSKNKHATKHYNHVKHPVIASAQPDERWLYCYIDDQMAE
- the ffh gene encoding signal recognition particle protein gives rise to the protein MFENLSDKLQRSFKNLRGQGTISDENIAEALREIRLALLESDVNLSVVTELVEHIRVRALGTQVTTALSPSEQIVKIVHDELVNLLGKDTARFQKSSQPPSVILMAGLQGSGKTTTSGKLAQWLKKAGHRPMLVSVDVYRPAAREQLAIVARSISAQLYEGKLTEQNPGTDEVLRLAREAKREAASFGCDILIVDTAGRNQIDGTLMDEMAALKKLLNPSEILFVADAMTGQDAVNSAKAFNDLLSITGAILTKMDGDARGGAALSIRHVTGAPIKFLGTGEKPDAFEPFHPDRIVSRIMGHGDIATLLERAEATLDKGKAEQFAKKALSGDGFTLEDFRDQLRQIKKMGSMQSILKMLPSVGPFAGMAQAAENVDEKQFTRVESIINSMTNKERRDHEIINGNRRKRIAKGSGTSVQEVNNLLRQYAQMRKMFKTMGGGMGGGIKAQQRMMSQMQQQKQRFGR
- a CDS encoding DUF3309 family protein, whose product is MIILLIVLILLFGFGGARMGPGLGYYGGGGISLILLIVLILLLLKVV